The Canis aureus isolate CA01 chromosome 9, VMU_Caureus_v.1.0, whole genome shotgun sequence genome has a segment encoding these proteins:
- the SERPINA1 gene encoding alpha-1-antitrypsin: protein MPSSITWGLLLLAGLCCLVPRSLAEGLQGDAVQETDAPHHDPEHQPACHKIAPNLADFAFSLYRQVAQESNTTNIFFSPVSIATAFAMLSLGTKGDTHTQIMQGLGFNLTERAEREVHQGFHQLLSILNQPDNQLQLTTGSGLFINDTIKLLNKFLEDVRKLYHSEAFTINFRHTEEAKKQINNYVEKGTQGKIVDLVKDLDEDTVFALVNYIFFKGKWEKPFEVEHTTEEDFHVDEHTTVKVPMMSRLGMFDIQHCATLSSWVLLMEYVGNATAFFILPDEGKMQHLESKLTKEVLAKFLEKRYARSASLRLPKLSISGTYDLKSVLSKMGITKVFSAEADLSGITEEGPLMLSKGLHKAVLTIDEKGTEAAGATFLEAIPMSMPPSVDFNKPFLIIIVDRDTKSPLFMGKVVNPTQK from the exons ATGCCATCCTCCATCACCTGGGGACTCCTCCTGCTGGCAGGCCTGTGCTGCCTGGTACCCCGATCCCTGGCTGAGGGTCTCCAGGGAGACGCTGTCCAGGAGACGGATGCACCCCACCATGATCCTGAGCACCAGCCAGCCTGCCACAAGATTGCCCCCAACCTGGCTGACTTTGCCTTCAGCTTGTACCGCCAGGTGGCCCAAGAGTCCAATACCACCAACATCTTCTTCTCCCCCGTGAGCATCGCTACAGCCTTTGCGATGCTCTCTCTGGGCACCAAGGGGGACACCCACACCCAGATCATGCAAGGCCTCGGTTTCAACCTCActgagagagcagagagggaagTCCACCAAGGCTTCCATCAACTCCTCAGCATCCTCAACCAGCCAGACAACCAGCTGCAGCTGACCACCGGCAGCGGTCTGTTCATCAACGACACCATAAAGCTACTGAATAAGTTTTTAGAGGATGTCAGGAAACTGTACCACTCAGAAGCCTTCACCATCAACTTCAGGCACACTGAAGAGGCCAAGAAACAGATCAACAATTACGTAGAGAAGGGAACCCAAGGAAAAATTGTGGATTTGGTCAAAGATCTTGACGAAGACACAGTTTTCGCTCTGgtgaattacattttctttaaag GCAAATGGGAGAAGCCTTTCGAGGTGGAGCATACCACGGAGGAGGACTTCCACGTGGATGAGCACACCACGGTCAAGGTGCCCATGATGAGCCGCCTGGGCATGTTCGACATCCAGCACTGTGCCACGCTCTCCAGCTGGGTGCTGCTCATGGAGTACGTGGGCAACGCCACCGCCTTCTTCATCCTGCCCGACGAGGGCAAAATGCAGCACCTGGAGAGCAAGCTGACCAAGGAGGTCCTGGCCAAGTTCCTGGAAAAGAGATACGCCAG GTCTGCCAGTTTGCGCTTGCCCAAACTGTCCATCTCTGGAACCTACGATCTGAAAAGCGTCCTGAGCAAAATGGGCATCACCAAGGTCTTCAGCGCCGAGGCTGACCTCTCTGGGATCACTGAGGAAGGGCCCTTGATGCTGTCCAAG GGGCTGCACAAGGCCGTGCTGACCATCGACGAGAAAGGGACTGAAGCTGCGGGAGCCACCTTTCTGGAAGCCATCCCCATGTCCATGCCGCCCAGTGTCGACTTCAACAAGCCTTTCCTCATCATCATCGTCGACAGAGACACCAAGAGTCCCCTCTTCATGGGAAAGGTGGTGAACCCCACCCAAAAGTAA